From Streptomyces sp. NBC_00690, a single genomic window includes:
- a CDS encoding argininosuccinate synthase: MTERVVLAYSGGLDTSVAIGWIAEETGAEVIAVAVDVGQGGEDLDVIRKRALACGAVEAEVADAKDEFADEYCLPAIKANALYMDRYPLVSALSRPTIVKHLVAAARKHNAGIVAHGCTGKGNDQVRFEAGISALGPDLKCIAPVRDYAMTRDKAIAFCEAKQLPIATTKKSPYSIDQNVFGRAVETGFLEDIWNAPIEDIYEYTSNPALPREADEVVISFKEGVPVAIDGKPVTVLQAIQQLNERAGEHGIGRIDMVEDRLVGIKSREVYEAPGAIALITAHQELESVTVERELARYKRQVEQRWGEMVYDGLWFSPLKRALDGFINEANQHVTGDIRMTLHGGRAVVTGRKSDESLYDFNLATYDSGDTFDQSKAQGFIEIFGLSSKIAAKRDLA, from the coding sequence GTGACCGAGCGCGTCGTACTCGCCTACTCGGGCGGTCTGGACACCTCCGTCGCCATCGGCTGGATCGCCGAGGAGACGGGCGCCGAGGTCATCGCCGTCGCCGTGGACGTCGGCCAGGGCGGCGAGGACCTGGACGTCATCCGCAAGCGCGCGCTCGCCTGCGGTGCCGTGGAGGCCGAGGTGGCCGACGCCAAGGACGAGTTTGCCGATGAGTACTGCCTCCCGGCGATCAAGGCCAATGCGTTGTACATGGACCGGTACCCCCTGGTCTCCGCGCTCTCCCGGCCCACGATCGTCAAGCACCTCGTCGCCGCCGCCCGCAAGCACAACGCAGGCATCGTCGCCCACGGCTGCACCGGCAAGGGCAACGACCAGGTCCGCTTCGAGGCCGGCATCTCCGCGCTCGGCCCTGACCTCAAGTGCATCGCCCCGGTCCGTGACTACGCGATGACCCGGGACAAGGCGATCGCCTTCTGCGAGGCCAAGCAGCTGCCCATCGCGACCACCAAGAAGTCGCCGTACTCGATCGACCAGAACGTCTTCGGGCGGGCCGTGGAGACGGGCTTCCTGGAGGACATCTGGAACGCTCCGATCGAGGACATCTACGAGTACACCTCCAACCCGGCTCTCCCGCGCGAGGCCGATGAGGTCGTCATCTCCTTCAAGGAGGGCGTCCCCGTCGCTATCGACGGCAAGCCCGTCACCGTCCTCCAGGCGATCCAGCAGCTCAACGAGCGGGCCGGCGAGCACGGCATCGGCCGGATCGACATGGTCGAGGACCGGTTGGTCGGCATCAAGTCCCGTGAGGTGTACGAGGCGCCCGGCGCGATCGCGCTGATCACCGCACACCAGGAGCTGGAGAGCGTCACGGTCGAGCGCGAGCTGGCCCGCTACAAGCGGCAGGTCGAGCAGCGCTGGGGCGAGATGGTCTACGACGGTCTGTGGTTCTCCCCGCTCAAGCGGGCCCTGGACGGCTTCATCAACGAGGCCAACCAGCACGTCACGGGCGACATCCGGATGACCCTGCACGGCGGCCGGGCCGTCGTCACCGGTCGGAAGTCGGACGAGTCGCTGTACGACTTCAACCTCGCCACCTACGACTCCGGCGACACCTTCGACCAGTCGAAGGCCCAGGGCTTCATCGAGATCTTCGGACTCTCCTCCAAGATCGCTGCCAAGCGGGACCTGGCCTGA
- a CDS encoding pyridoxamine 5'-phosphate oxidase family protein — MGQRYARIEGRIRTFIEQQPVFFTATAPLDGEGHINLSPKGRSGSLVVLDEHTLAYLDFGGSGAETIAHLREEGNGRITLMWCAFTGPPKVLRVHGSGEAVFRDDPRWSELIGQFSAADGPGARAIVVVHARRISDACGFAVPFMDYREERTQHAEHFGRKSDEEFAAYCAKKEHVGVSLDGLPALPLPLPQRSA; from the coding sequence ATGGGACAGCGATACGCACGCATAGAGGGCCGCATCAGGACGTTCATCGAGCAGCAGCCCGTGTTCTTCACCGCCACCGCGCCCCTGGACGGCGAGGGGCACATCAACCTCTCCCCCAAGGGCCGCAGCGGCAGCCTCGTCGTCCTCGACGAGCACACCCTGGCCTATCTGGACTTCGGCGGCAGCGGCGCCGAGACGATCGCGCATCTGCGCGAGGAGGGGAACGGGCGGATCACCCTGATGTGGTGCGCGTTCACCGGGCCGCCCAAGGTGCTGCGGGTCCACGGCAGCGGAGAAGCGGTCTTCCGGGATGATCCGCGCTGGTCGGAGCTCATCGGGCAGTTCTCGGCGGCGGACGGTCCGGGGGCTCGGGCCATCGTCGTCGTCCATGCGCGCCGCATCAGCGACGCCTGCGGTTTCGCCGTGCCGTTCATGGACTACCGGGAGGAGCGCACCCAGCACGCCGAGCACTTCGGTCGGAAGTCGGACGAGGAGTTCGCGGCCTACTGCGCCAAGAAGGAGCATGTCGGGGTGAGCTTGGACGGGCTGCCGGCACTACCGCTCCCGCTGCCCCAGCGCTCCGCCTAG
- a CDS encoding arginine repressor, giving the protein MTEAQDTEQGGPAVPQTRMARHRQIVDILNRQPVRSQSQLAKLLADSGLSVTQATLSRDLDELGAVKIRNTGGELIYAVPSEGGFRTPQAPLGGSAKEERMRRLSGELLISAEASANLVVLRTPPGAAQFLASAIDQAELHDILGTIAGDDTLMLISRDPLGGQALADHLLRLAQNDR; this is encoded by the coding sequence ATGACCGAGGCGCAGGACACCGAGCAGGGCGGGCCCGCGGTTCCGCAGACCCGCATGGCCCGCCACCGCCAGATCGTGGACATCCTCAACCGGCAGCCGGTCCGCTCCCAGAGCCAGTTGGCCAAACTGCTCGCCGACAGCGGGCTGAGCGTCACCCAGGCGACCCTCTCCCGGGATCTGGACGAGTTGGGCGCGGTGAAGATCCGCAACACCGGTGGTGAGCTGATCTACGCCGTGCCCAGCGAGGGCGGCTTCCGCACGCCCCAGGCTCCGCTCGGCGGGTCGGCCAAGGAGGAGCGGATGCGCAGACTGTCGGGGGAGCTCCTGATCTCCGCCGAGGCATCCGCCAACCTGGTGGTCCTGCGCACTCCTCCGGGCGCGGCACAGTTCCTCGCCTCGGCCATCGACCAGGCCGAACTGCACGACATCCTCGGCACCATCGCGGGCGACGACACCCTGATGCTGATCAGCAGGGATCCGCTGGGCGGTCAGGCCCTGGCGGACCACCTGCTGAGGCTGGCCCAGAACGACCGGTAG
- a CDS encoding acetylornithine transaminase produces the protein MSNQEYARRWQGVMSDNYGTPALSLLRGQGAKVWDADGTEYTDFVGGIAVNALGHGHPAVVEAVSRQIAALGHVSNLYVAEPPVLLAERLIELFARPGRVYFCNSGAEANEAVFKIGRLTGRPHMVATTGGFHGRTMGALALTGQSAKRDPFLPLPGEVTHVPYGDVEALRAAVTAETALVLIEPIQGENGVVVPPPGYLEAAREITRAAGALLALDEVQTGIGRTGSWFEHQAHQGVEPDVVTLAKGLGGGLPLGATVAFGPAADLLRPGQHGTTFGGNPVACAAGLAVLDTLAGDGILDRVKRLGEKIRDGIERPDGRDAHPLVSHVRGAGLLLGIVLNEPLAPQVQLAAQSAGFLVNAPAPDVVRLMPPLIIDEADVDAFLQAWPGVLDTANEKYGEGRSGE, from the coding sequence ATGAGCAACCAGGAGTACGCCCGGCGCTGGCAGGGCGTGATGAGCGACAACTACGGCACGCCCGCCCTGTCCTTGCTCCGCGGCCAGGGCGCGAAGGTCTGGGACGCGGACGGCACCGAGTACACCGACTTCGTCGGTGGCATCGCGGTGAACGCACTCGGGCACGGCCACCCCGCTGTGGTCGAGGCCGTCTCCCGCCAGATCGCCGCGCTGGGGCACGTGTCCAACCTCTATGTCGCCGAGCCGCCCGTCCTGCTCGCCGAGCGGCTCATCGAACTCTTCGCCCGGCCCGGGCGCGTGTACTTCTGCAACTCGGGCGCGGAGGCCAACGAGGCCGTCTTTAAGATCGGACGCCTGACGGGCCGTCCCCACATGGTCGCCACGACGGGCGGCTTCCACGGCCGGACCATGGGAGCACTCGCCCTCACCGGCCAGTCCGCCAAGCGGGACCCCTTCCTGCCGCTGCCGGGTGAGGTGACCCATGTTCCGTACGGGGACGTGGAGGCGCTGAGGGCAGCCGTCACCGCGGAGACCGCCCTGGTGCTGATCGAGCCGATCCAGGGCGAGAACGGCGTGGTCGTTCCGCCCCCGGGCTATCTCGAAGCCGCTCGTGAGATCACCCGTGCCGCCGGTGCGCTGCTGGCCCTCGACGAGGTGCAGACGGGTATCGGCCGGACCGGTTCCTGGTTCGAGCACCAGGCGCACCAGGGCGTGGAGCCGGACGTGGTGACCCTGGCCAAGGGGCTCGGCGGAGGTCTTCCGCTGGGGGCGACCGTGGCCTTCGGCCCTGCGGCCGACCTGTTGCGGCCCGGACAGCACGGCACCACCTTCGGTGGCAACCCGGTCGCCTGCGCCGCTGGGCTCGCCGTTCTCGACACGCTCGCCGGCGATGGAATCCTCGATCGGGTCAAGCGGCTGGGGGAGAAGATCCGGGACGGGATCGAGCGGCCGGACGGCCGTGACGCACATCCTCTGGTCTCCCATGTCCGCGGTGCGGGACTGCTGCTGGGTATCGTGCTCAACGAGCCCCTCGCGCCCCAGGTGCAGCTCGCGGCTCAGAGTGCCGGTTTTCTGGTGAATGCCCCGGCTCCCGATGTCGTACGGCTCATGCCGCCACTGATCATCGACGAGGCCGATGTGGACGCGTTCCTCCAGGCATGGCCCGGTGTGCTCGATACGGCCAACGAGAAGTACGGGGAAGGACGATCCGGAGAATGA
- the argB gene encoding acetylglutamate kinase has product MSTRKHTALPKAQILIEALPWLTRHNGRVVVVKFGGNAMVDEDLKAAFAQDVVFLRQAGLRPVVVHGGGPQISAQLDRHGLVSEFKAGLRVTTPEAMDVVRMVLAGQVQRELVGLLNQHGPLAVGLTGEDAHTITAIKHQPLIDGELVDIGRVGEITRIDSGAIEALLEDGRIPVISSIARAEDDGHVYNVNADTAAAALAAALGAETLMVLTDVEGLYVDWPNSDEVISRLTATQLEKLLPDLSSGMVPKMEGCLFAVRNGVNTARVIDGRVPHSILLEIFTDEGIGTMVVPDGHPLVAQEQGEA; this is encoded by the coding sequence ATGAGCACCCGCAAGCACACCGCCCTGCCCAAGGCGCAGATCCTCATCGAGGCCCTGCCCTGGCTGACCAGGCACAACGGCAGGGTCGTCGTCGTCAAGTTCGGTGGCAACGCCATGGTCGACGAGGACCTCAAAGCTGCTTTCGCCCAGGACGTGGTCTTTCTGCGACAGGCGGGCCTGCGTCCCGTCGTCGTGCACGGCGGAGGGCCGCAGATCAGTGCGCAGTTGGATCGACACGGCCTGGTCAGCGAGTTCAAGGCCGGTCTGCGGGTCACCACGCCCGAGGCGATGGACGTCGTACGCATGGTGTTGGCGGGCCAGGTCCAGCGGGAACTGGTCGGACTCCTCAACCAGCACGGGCCGCTCGCCGTCGGCCTCACCGGCGAGGACGCACACACGATTACGGCGATCAAGCACCAGCCGCTGATCGACGGCGAGTTGGTCGACATCGGCCGGGTCGGCGAGATCACCCGGATCGACAGCGGTGCGATCGAAGCGTTGTTGGAGGACGGCCGCATCCCGGTCATCTCCTCCATCGCGCGCGCGGAGGACGACGGACATGTCTACAACGTCAATGCTGATACGGCGGCTGCGGCACTCGCTGCTGCGCTGGGCGCGGAGACCCTGATGGTCCTCACGGACGTCGAGGGACTGTACGTGGACTGGCCCAACAGCGACGAGGTGATCAGCCGACTGACGGCCACCCAGTTGGAGAAGCTGCTGCCGGACCTGTCCAGCGGCATGGTTCCCAAGATGGAGGGCTGTCTGTTCGCCGTGCGCAATGGAGTCAACACCGCGCGGGTGATCGACGGCCGGGTCCCGCACTCCATCCTGTTGGAGATCTTCACCGACGAGGGGATCGGCACCATGGTCGTCCCCGACGGGCACCCGCTCGTGGCGCAGGAACAGGGGGAAGCATGA
- the argJ gene encoding bifunctional glutamate N-acetyltransferase/amino-acid acetyltransferase ArgJ, whose translation MSVTAAKGFTAAGIAAGIKESGNPDLALVVNNGPRRAAAGVFTSNRVKAAPVLWSEQVLKGGAVTAVVLNSGGANACTGPQGFQDTHATAEKAAEVLEGHSAGEIAVASTGLIGLLLPMDKLLPGVETAAGQLSEHGGEKAAIAIKTTDTVHKTAVREGEGWTVGGMAKGAGMLAPGLATMLVVLTTDADLEAAVLDKALRDATRLTFDRIDSDGCMSTNDTVLLLASGASGVVPEYEAFATAVREVCDDLARQLIGDAEGASKDIRIEVIGAATEDDAVEVGRSIARNNLLKCAIHGEDPNWGRVLSAIGTTDAAFEPDQLNVAINGVWVCRNGGVGEDRDLVDMRYREVKITADLSAGSQSAVIWANDLTADYVHENSAYSS comes from the coding sequence GTGAGCGTCACCGCAGCGAAGGGGTTCACCGCGGCGGGCATCGCCGCCGGAATCAAGGAGAGCGGCAACCCCGACCTGGCACTGGTCGTCAACAACGGGCCGCGCCGGGCCGCCGCCGGAGTCTTCACCTCCAACCGGGTCAAGGCCGCGCCTGTCCTCTGGTCGGAGCAGGTGCTCAAGGGGGGTGCGGTCACGGCGGTCGTGCTGAACTCCGGCGGCGCCAACGCCTGCACCGGCCCGCAGGGCTTCCAGGACACCCATGCCACCGCGGAGAAGGCGGCCGAGGTACTCGAAGGACACAGCGCCGGTGAGATCGCCGTCGCCTCCACGGGGCTGATCGGCCTGCTCCTGCCCATGGACAAGCTGCTGCCCGGAGTCGAGACCGCCGCCGGGCAACTGTCGGAGCACGGCGGCGAGAAGGCCGCCATCGCCATCAAGACCACCGACACCGTCCACAAGACCGCGGTCCGCGAGGGCGAGGGCTGGACGGTCGGTGGGATGGCCAAGGGCGCCGGCATGCTCGCTCCCGGGCTCGCCACCATGCTGGTCGTGCTCACCACGGACGCCGATCTGGAGGCCGCCGTCCTCGACAAGGCACTGCGCGACGCGACCCGGTTGACCTTCGACCGGATCGACTCCGACGGGTGCATGTCCACCAACGACACGGTGCTGCTCCTCGCTTCCGGTGCGTCCGGTGTGGTCCCGGAGTACGAGGCGTTCGCCACGGCCGTTCGAGAGGTCTGCGACGATCTGGCCCGCCAGCTGATCGGTGACGCCGAGGGGGCGTCCAAGGACATCCGCATCGAGGTGATCGGCGCGGCCACGGAGGACGACGCCGTCGAGGTGGGGCGTTCCATCGCCCGCAACAACCTGCTGAAGTGCGCCATCCACGGCGAGGACCCCAACTGGGGGCGGGTGCTCTCCGCCATCGGCACCACCGATGCCGCCTTCGAACCGGATCAACTCAACGTGGCCATCAACGGCGTCTGGGTCTGCCGGAACGGCGGTGTGGGGGAGGACCGCGATCTGGTCGACATGCGCTACCGCGAGGTCAAGATCACCGCAGATCTTTCCGCGGGCTCCCAGTCCGCCGTCATCTGGGCGAACGATCTGACCGCCGACTACGTCCATGAGAACAGCGCCTACTCCTCCTGA
- the argC gene encoding N-acetyl-gamma-glutamyl-phosphate reductase translates to MVVRAAVAGASGYAGGEVLRLLTTHPGVEIGALTGNSNAGQTIGSLQPQLLPLADRVLEATTAEVLAGHDVVFLALPHGQSAAVAEELGDDVLVVDMGADFRLTDAGDWERFYGSPHAGTWPYGLPELPGARAALEGSKRIAVPGCYPTAVSLALFPAYAANLAEPEAVITAASGTSGAGKAPKTHLLGSEVMGSMSPYGVGGGHRHTPEMIQNLSAVAGERVTVSFTPTLAPMARGILATCSTKAKPGTTAQDVRAAYEKAYADEPFVRLLPEGQWPATAHVMGANAVHLQVAFDESAHRIIAISAIDNLTKGTAGGAIQSMNIALGLPEDTGLPLVGLAP, encoded by the coding sequence ATGGTGGTTCGAGCAGCAGTGGCCGGTGCGAGCGGTTATGCGGGCGGAGAGGTGCTCCGACTGCTGACCACACACCCGGGGGTGGAGATCGGCGCACTGACCGGCAACTCCAACGCAGGTCAGACCATCGGAAGCCTTCAGCCCCAACTGCTGCCGCTGGCCGACCGCGTCCTTGAGGCCACCACCGCCGAGGTGCTGGCCGGTCATGACGTGGTCTTCTTGGCCCTGCCGCACGGGCAGTCCGCCGCCGTGGCAGAAGAGTTGGGTGACGATGTCCTCGTCGTCGATATGGGTGCCGACTTCCGGCTCACGGACGCCGGCGACTGGGAGCGATTCTACGGTTCGCCCCACGCCGGAACCTGGCCGTACGGGCTCCCCGAACTGCCGGGCGCCCGGGCCGCGCTGGAGGGGTCCAAGCGCATCGCGGTCCCCGGCTGCTACCCCACGGCCGTCTCGCTGGCCCTCTTCCCTGCGTACGCGGCGAACCTGGCCGAACCGGAAGCCGTCATCACCGCCGCCTCCGGCACCTCCGGCGCGGGCAAGGCGCCCAAGACGCATCTCCTCGGCTCCGAGGTGATGGGATCGATGAGCCCTTACGGAGTCGGCGGCGGTCACCGCCACACTCCGGAGATGATCCAGAACCTCAGTGCGGTGGCGGGTGAGCGGGTCACCGTCTCGTTCACACCGACCCTGGCACCGATGGCCCGTGGCATCCTCGCCACCTGCTCCACCAAGGCCAAGCCGGGGACCACCGCGCAGGACGTCCGGGCCGCCTACGAGAAGGCGTACGCGGACGAGCCCTTCGTCCGACTCCTCCCCGAGGGCCAGTGGCCGGCGACCGCCCATGTCATGGGTGCGAACGCGGTGCACCTCCAGGTCGCCTTCGACGAGAGCGCGCACCGCATCATCGCGATCAGCGCCATCGACAACCTCACCAAGGGCACGGCCGGTGGAGCGATCCAGAGCATGAACATCGCCCTCGGTCTTCCCGAGGACACGGGGCTGCCCCTGGTCGGGCTCGCGCCGTGA
- a CDS encoding VOC family protein, translating into MALTLDTITLGVPQVKAAHAFYTAALSPLPGVENDTAELDLHGTGHLAVRQFDDLATEVGADPVTEGFRGYVLSSIVSQPSEVKALLEAAANNGATVVKPAKKQFFGEFTAVYRAPDGAVWKLAAAAKKDTGPRTDPPKPTETAIYLGVAKPKASKVFYERLGMGVDHDYGDKFIDFTVTEGVCRLGLLPRQGLAKDAGVDPRGDGFSALVLTHTAASRAEVDALLAAADSAWGRAVASTARIDGGEYAGHFTDPDGYHWKITTPV; encoded by the coding sequence ATGGCACTCACGCTCGACACCATCACCCTCGGAGTACCGCAGGTGAAGGCCGCGCACGCCTTCTACACGGCTGCGCTCTCACCCCTCCCCGGCGTGGAGAACGACACCGCCGAACTGGACCTGCACGGCACCGGCCACCTGGCCGTCCGCCAGTTCGACGACCTCGCCACCGAAGTCGGAGCGGATCCGGTGACCGAGGGCTTCCGCGGCTACGTCCTGTCGTCGATCGTCAGCCAGCCGAGTGAGGTCAAGGCGCTCCTCGAAGCCGCCGCCAACAACGGTGCGACGGTCGTCAAGCCGGCGAAGAAGCAGTTCTTCGGCGAGTTCACCGCCGTCTACCGGGCACCCGACGGCGCGGTGTGGAAGCTGGCGGCGGCGGCAAAGAAGGACACCGGCCCGCGCACCGACCCGCCGAAACCGACCGAGACCGCGATCTACCTCGGTGTCGCCAAGCCGAAGGCTTCCAAGGTCTTCTACGAGAGGCTGGGTATGGGCGTGGACCATGACTACGGCGACAAGTTCATCGACTTCACCGTCACCGAGGGGGTGTGCCGCCTGGGTCTGCTGCCCCGACAGGGCCTTGCGAAGGACGCAGGCGTCGATCCGCGCGGCGACGGCTTCTCCGCGCTCGTGCTCACGCACACGGCCGCTTCCCGCGCCGAGGTTGACGCACTCCTCGCCGCCGCTGACTCCGCTTGGGGGCGGGCCGTCGCCAGCACGGCACGGATCGACGGGGGTGAGTACGCCGGACACTTCACCGACCCCGACGGCTACCACTGGAAGATCACCACGCCCGTATGA
- a CDS encoding DUF1801 domain-containing protein — MSTKHTGGFSEHERAAMQERAAELKKEANRGRGNKKAAEELDVLSKIAEMADSDRAVAERIHAIVTTTAPELSPKLWYGQPAYARKGKVVCFFRSGQVDKERYSTFGFTTEAGLDDEGGLWPTSYAVTELSDEAEETITALVKKAAC, encoded by the coding sequence ATGAGCACGAAGCACACGGGAGGCTTCTCCGAGCACGAGCGTGCCGCCATGCAGGAGCGCGCCGCCGAGTTGAAGAAGGAGGCTAACCGTGGTCGCGGCAACAAGAAGGCGGCCGAGGAACTGGACGTCCTGTCGAAGATCGCGGAGATGGCCGACTCGGACCGAGCAGTGGCCGAACGCATCCACGCCATCGTGACCACCACCGCCCCCGAACTGTCGCCGAAGCTGTGGTACGGACAGCCGGCCTACGCAAGGAAAGGAAAGGTCGTGTGCTTCTTCCGCAGTGGCCAGGTCGACAAGGAGCGGTACTCGACCTTCGGATTCACCACCGAGGCGGGCCTCGACGACGAAGGGGGTCTGTGGCCCACGTCGTACGCGGTGACGGAGTTGAGTGACGAGGCGGAAGAGACGATCACCGCACTCGTCAAGAAGGCCGCCTGCTGA
- a CDS encoding helix-turn-helix domain-containing protein, with protein MPAARVTRVQADGVSPQDRLGWWASMVAEAVMPVAISSDHAHRFKGRATSLQLPHTEVSSFSFSPMSARRTQTHIRRADPESYFLVLVHGSPIGLEQGRNTTLLQAGDMALFDTWHPLACEFPDQGRQCRLTLVRLPRATMPLPYERTNGLLSTRLPTQAGTGALLVSFLAGLRANAAHCDEAELLRLGAVGFDLVAGFLATRFDGVSTLSTEARHRILLTRVLAHIDRHLADPELGPVSIAARHHISVRLLHQLFRQQPETVGATIRRRRLERTRADLADPQLRRRTVGEVGVRWGFRDPADFSRAFRAAYGVPPGEYRRMVSVPDHPQT; from the coding sequence ATGCCGGCAGCGAGGGTGACCCGTGTCCAGGCGGACGGCGTCAGCCCGCAGGACCGGCTCGGCTGGTGGGCCTCGATGGTGGCCGAGGCGGTCATGCCGGTCGCGATCAGCAGCGATCACGCCCACCGCTTCAAGGGCCGGGCCACTTCGCTGCAACTGCCCCACACCGAGGTGTCGTCGTTCTCGTTCTCACCGATGTCGGCCCGACGCACCCAGACCCACATCCGACGGGCGGACCCCGAGTCGTACTTCCTCGTGCTGGTCCACGGCAGTCCGATCGGGCTGGAGCAGGGGCGCAACACCACCCTCCTCCAGGCCGGCGACATGGCCCTGTTCGACACCTGGCATCCGCTCGCCTGCGAGTTCCCGGACCAGGGACGACAGTGCAGGCTCACCCTGGTCCGGCTGCCCCGCGCCACGATGCCCCTGCCGTACGAACGGACCAACGGACTCTTGAGCACCCGGCTGCCCACCCAGGCCGGGACCGGCGCACTGCTCGTGTCCTTCCTGGCCGGTCTGCGGGCGAACGCGGCGCACTGTGACGAGGCGGAACTGCTCCGTCTCGGCGCGGTGGGATTCGATCTCGTTGCGGGATTCCTGGCCACCCGGTTCGACGGGGTGTCCACCCTGTCGACCGAGGCACGGCACCGGATCCTGTTGACCCGTGTCCTGGCGCACATCGACCGCCACCTGGCCGATCCCGAACTGGGGCCGGTGTCCATCGCGGCGCGCCACCACATCTCGGTGCGGCTGCTGCACCAGTTGTTCCGGCAGCAGCCGGAGACGGTCGGCGCCACGATTCGACGGCGGCGACTCGAACGAACCCGGGCCGACCTGGCCGATCCGCAGCTTCGGCGCAGGACCGTCGGCGAGGTCGGTGTGCGGTGGGGGTTTCGAGACCCCGCTGACTTCAGCCGTGCGTTCCGCGCGGCCTACGGTGTGCCGCCGGGCGAGTACCGACGGATGGTGTCGGTCCCGGATCACCCGCAGACCTGA
- a CDS encoding RICIN domain-containing protein, with translation MNSRRNLVGRTVRGAAALLAAAGLVLVSASTSAAGTATPSTPPAPPAAASDGPATGRLGAALTTKAVGTAAVYTVRLRNVATGLCVDDSNIGLRHFGCQSQSGPYANYQKFDFVTVAPYTYVLRNHATGLCVDDSNIGLRHFGCQNQSGPYANYQRFVLSAAPGGTNVLRNVATGLCIDDSNIGLRHFGCQNQSGPYANYQRFRLDTY, from the coding sequence TTGAACAGCAGGCGCAATCTCGTGGGCAGGACCGTTCGCGGCGCTGCCGCGCTCCTCGCCGCAGCCGGTCTCGTACTGGTGTCGGCAAGCACCTCCGCAGCGGGCACGGCAACGCCTTCCACCCCGCCCGCACCACCTGCCGCCGCTTCGGACGGCCCTGCCACCGGCCGGTTAGGCGCAGCACTCACGACGAAGGCCGTGGGCACGGCCGCCGTCTACACGGTTCGGCTGCGCAATGTCGCCACCGGACTGTGCGTCGACGACAGCAACATCGGGCTACGACACTTCGGCTGCCAAAGCCAAAGCGGCCCCTACGCCAACTACCAGAAGTTCGACTTCGTCACGGTCGCTCCCTACACCTACGTCCTGCGCAACCACGCCACCGGGCTGTGCGTCGACGACAGCAACATCGGACTGCGGCACTTCGGCTGCCAGAACCAAAGCGGCCCCTACGCCAACTACCAGCGGTTCGTTCTGAGCGCGGCTCCCGGTGGCACGAACGTGCTGCGCAACGTCGCCACCGGACTGTGCATCGACGACAGCAACATCGGGCTACGACACTTCGGCTGCCAGAACCAAAGCGGCCCCTACGCCAACTACCAGCGGTTCCGCCTCGACACGTACTGA
- a CDS encoding DUF5997 family protein: MTSHQTTQTMKPATAAKKLGVYLQATPAEFQEGVVSRNELNALQTDPPQWLQDLRRTGPHPRPVVAAKLGVSIAGLARGGVTEALTTEQIDALKDENPSWLRQERATQADVRKEAVRIKEKNEARETKSGSDS, encoded by the coding sequence ATGACGTCGCACCAGACCACCCAAACGATGAAGCCCGCCACCGCGGCGAAGAAGCTGGGTGTGTACCTCCAGGCCACCCCTGCCGAGTTCCAGGAGGGTGTCGTCTCGCGCAACGAACTGAACGCGTTGCAGACCGACCCGCCCCAGTGGCTGCAAGACCTGCGGCGCACCGGCCCGCACCCCCGGCCGGTGGTCGCGGCGAAGCTGGGCGTCTCCATCGCGGGCCTCGCCCGTGGCGGGGTCACCGAGGCGCTCACCACCGAGCAGATCGACGCCCTGAAGGACGAGAACCCCTCGTGGCTCCGACAGGAGCGCGCCACCCAGGCCGATGTCCGCAAGGAAGCCGTGCGGATCAAGGAGAAGAACGAGGCACGCGAGACGAAGTCGGGCTCCGACTCCTAA